The Burkholderia cepacia ATCC 25416 genome includes a window with the following:
- a CDS encoding DUF2126 domain-containing protein: protein MSIHVALHHTTRYRYDRLVNLGPQVVRLRPAPHCRTPILAYSMTVEPAQHFINWQQDPFSNYLARLVFPERTEHFEITIDLVAEMSVYNPFDFFLEASAEQYPFSYDDALKTELAPYLVCDPQTSAAPLFRAYVDGVDRTPAGTVNFLVALNQQLQRDIGYLVRMEPGVQTPEQTLELASGSCRDSAWLLVQLCRHLGIAARFVSGYLIQLTPDVKSLDGPSGTSVDFTDLHAWCEVYLPGAGWIGFDPTSGLLAGEGHIPLACTPQPTSAAPVEGLIDECEVSFEHEMTVTRVYESPRVTKPYTDSQWDAVLTLGSQVDGALAAGDVRLTQGGEPTFVSIDDRDGAEWNTDALGPTKRGYATELVQRLRAEYGDGGFLHFGQGKWYPGEQLPRWALSIFWRADGQPVWHDPSLFADEREPSAYTTDDAKRFIDALAARLNLTGEFIRPGYEDVWYYLWRERRLPVNVDPFDSRLDDELERARLRKVFEQQLDSVVGYVLPVKRVDTAPGLDGPRWQTGPWFFRDERMYLVPGDSPMGYRLPLDSLPWASRADYPYLVERDPFAPRDALPEAAAIRARYAGPADAPRYLSGVHREASAQTVMQWRDDGPAGNGRPAARDPGRVPERFESAAWITRTALCVEVRNGILYLFMPPLAALEDYLDLLGAIELTAHALGVKLVLEGYPPPRDARLKLLQVTPDPGVIEVNIHPAANFDELVDHTEFLYDAAWQSRLCSEKFMVDGRHVGTGGGNHFVLGGATPADSPFLRRPDLLASLIAYWHNHPSLSYLFSGLFIGPTSQAPRVDEARNDQLYELDIAFAEIQRNKLLFGQDMPPWLVDRVLRNLLIDVTGNTHRSEFCIDKLYSPDSSTGRLGLLELRAFEMPPHARMSIVQQLLLRALVARFWAAPYTTPLTRWGTALHDRFMLPEFLQMDFDDVLAELRDAGFAFDPAWFAPHFEFRFPLFGQIAVNGMQLSLRGALEPWHVMGEEGAPGGTVRYVDSSVERLEVRVTGLNDNRHVVTVNGRALPLQPTGTVGEYVAGVRYKAWSPPSALHPTIGVHAPLTFDIVDTWLQRSLGGCRYHVAHPGGRNYATFPVNAYEAESRRLARFVEMGHTPGRMEVAPAAPSREFPFTLDLRRP, encoded by the coding sequence ATGTCCATCCACGTCGCGCTGCATCACACCACCCGCTATCGTTACGACCGGCTCGTCAACCTCGGCCCGCAGGTCGTGCGGCTGCGGCCCGCGCCGCACTGCCGGACGCCGATCCTCGCGTATTCGATGACGGTCGAGCCCGCGCAGCACTTCATCAACTGGCAGCAGGACCCGTTCTCGAACTATCTCGCGCGGCTCGTGTTTCCGGAGCGCACCGAGCACTTCGAGATCACGATCGATCTCGTCGCCGAGATGTCGGTGTACAACCCGTTCGACTTCTTTCTGGAGGCGAGCGCGGAGCAATACCCGTTCAGCTATGACGATGCGCTGAAGACCGAGCTCGCGCCGTATCTCGTGTGCGACCCGCAGACGAGCGCGGCGCCGCTGTTCCGCGCGTACGTCGACGGCGTCGATCGCACGCCGGCCGGCACCGTGAACTTCCTCGTCGCGCTGAACCAGCAACTGCAGCGCGACATCGGCTATCTCGTGCGGATGGAGCCGGGCGTGCAGACGCCCGAGCAGACGCTCGAGCTGGCGTCCGGCTCGTGCCGCGACAGTGCGTGGCTGCTCGTGCAGCTGTGCCGCCATCTCGGCATCGCCGCGCGTTTCGTGTCGGGCTACCTGATCCAGCTCACGCCCGACGTGAAGTCGCTCGACGGCCCGAGCGGCACGTCGGTCGACTTCACCGACCTCCACGCATGGTGCGAGGTGTACCTGCCGGGCGCCGGCTGGATCGGCTTCGACCCGACTTCGGGCCTGCTCGCGGGCGAGGGCCACATTCCGCTGGCCTGCACGCCGCAGCCGACGAGCGCCGCGCCGGTCGAGGGGCTGATCGACGAGTGCGAGGTGTCGTTCGAGCACGAGATGACCGTGACGCGCGTGTACGAATCGCCGCGCGTGACGAAGCCGTATACGGATTCGCAATGGGACGCCGTGCTGACGCTCGGCTCGCAGGTCGACGGCGCACTCGCGGCCGGCGACGTGCGGCTCACGCAGGGCGGCGAGCCGACCTTCGTGTCGATCGACGATCGCGACGGTGCCGAGTGGAACACCGACGCGCTCGGCCCGACCAAGCGCGGTTACGCGACCGAACTCGTGCAGCGGCTGCGCGCCGAGTACGGCGACGGCGGCTTCCTGCATTTCGGCCAGGGCAAGTGGTATCCGGGCGAGCAGCTGCCGCGCTGGGCGTTGTCGATCTTCTGGCGTGCCGACGGCCAGCCCGTGTGGCACGATCCGTCGCTGTTCGCCGACGAGCGCGAGCCGTCCGCGTATACGACCGACGACGCGAAGCGCTTCATCGATGCGCTGGCCGCGCGGCTGAACCTGACCGGCGAATTCATCCGGCCCGGCTACGAAGACGTCTGGTACTACCTGTGGCGCGAGCGCCGGCTGCCGGTCAACGTCGACCCGTTCGACTCGCGCCTCGACGACGAGCTCGAACGCGCGCGGCTGCGCAAGGTGTTCGAGCAGCAGCTCGACAGCGTGGTCGGCTACGTGCTGCCGGTCAAGCGCGTGGACACTGCGCCGGGCCTCGACGGGCCGCGCTGGCAGACGGGGCCGTGGTTCTTCCGCGACGAGCGGATGTACCTCGTGCCCGGCGATTCGCCGATGGGTTATCGGCTGCCGCTCGATTCGCTGCCGTGGGCCAGCCGTGCCGACTATCCGTATCTCGTCGAGCGCGATCCGTTCGCGCCGCGCGACGCGCTGCCTGAAGCCGCCGCGATCCGCGCGCGCTACGCGGGCCCGGCCGATGCGCCGCGCTACCTGTCCGGCGTGCATCGCGAGGCGTCCGCGCAGACCGTGATGCAGTGGCGCGACGACGGCCCGGCCGGGAACGGTCGGCCTGCCGCGCGCGACCCGGGTCGCGTTCCCGAGCGCTTCGAATCGGCCGCGTGGATCACGCGCACCGCGCTGTGCGTCGAAGTGCGCAACGGCATCCTGTACCTGTTCATGCCGCCGCTTGCCGCGCTCGAGGATTATCTCGACCTGCTCGGCGCGATCGAGCTGACCGCGCACGCGCTGGGCGTGAAGCTCGTGCTGGAAGGCTATCCGCCGCCGCGCGACGCGCGGCTGAAGCTGCTGCAGGTGACGCCCGATCCCGGCGTGATCGAGGTGAACATCCATCCGGCCGCCAACTTCGACGAGCTCGTCGACCACACCGAATTCCTGTACGACGCCGCGTGGCAGTCGCGGCTGTGCAGCGAGAAATTCATGGTCGACGGCCGCCACGTCGGCACCGGCGGCGGCAACCACTTCGTGCTCGGCGGCGCGACGCCGGCCGACAGCCCGTTCCTGCGCCGCCCGGACCTGCTCGCGAGCCTGATCGCGTACTGGCACAACCATCCGTCGCTGTCCTACCTGTTCTCCGGGCTGTTCATCGGGCCGACGAGCCAGGCGCCGCGCGTCGACGAGGCGCGCAACGACCAGCTCTACGAGCTCGACATCGCGTTCGCCGAGATCCAGCGCAACAAGCTGCTGTTCGGGCAGGACATGCCGCCTTGGCTGGTCGACCGCGTGCTGCGCAACCTGCTGATCGACGTGACGGGCAACACGCACCGCAGCGAATTCTGTATCGACAAGCTGTATTCGCCCGACTCGTCGACCGGCCGGCTCGGCCTGCTCGAACTGCGTGCGTTCGAGATGCCGCCGCATGCACGGATGAGCATCGTGCAGCAACTGCTGCTGCGCGCGCTGGTCGCGCGTTTCTGGGCCGCGCCGTACACGACGCCGCTCACGCGCTGGGGCACCGCGCTGCACGACCGCTTTATGCTGCCCGAGTTTCTTCAGATGGATTTCGACGACGTGCTGGCCGAGCTGCGCGACGCCGGTTTCGCGTTCGATCCGGCGTGGTTCGCGCCGCACTTCGAATTCCGCTTCCCGCTGTTCGGCCAGATCGCAGTGAACGGCATGCAGCTGTCGCTGCGCGGCGCGCTGGAACCGTGGCACGTGATGGGCGAGGAGGGTGCGCCCGGCGGCACGGTGCGCTACGTCGATTCGTCGGTCGAACGGCTCGAAGTGCGCGTGACGGGGCTGAACGACAACCGCCACGTCGTGACCGTCAACGGCCGCGCGTTGCCGCTGCAGCCGACCGGCACCGTCGGCGAATACGTCGCGGGGGTGCGCTACAAGGCGTGGTCGCCGCCGTCCGCGCTGCATCCGACCATCGGCGTGCACGCGCCGCTCACGTTCGACATTGTCGATACGTGGCTGCAGCGCTCGCTCGGCGGCTGCCGCTACCACGTCGCGCATCCGGGCGGACGCAACTACGCGACGTTCCCGGTCAATGCCTACGAAGCGGAGAGCCGCCGGCTCGCACGCTTCGTCGAGATGGGGCATACGCCGGGGCGGATGGAGGTCGCGCCTGCCGCGCCGAGCCGCGAATTCCCGTTCACGCTCGACCTGCGGCGGCCGTGA
- a CDS encoding circularly permuted type 2 ATP-grasp protein, protein MPTLFDTGAQPDAAELAAALAAPAAAGRYDELRGSAAGLNAPALAPAWRSFFTSIGSDGVADLDRRADALHRRMRENGLFYQLHEQRAGDGAAGPWSLDLLPLIVTPEDWVAIERGVLQRVRLLNATLADLYGPQTILERGLLPPALVTGHPGYLRAMRGASVPGDTWLHVVAFDLARGPDGQWRIVAQHTQGAAGLGYLLENRLIVSRLFPRGFRGLRVQRLASAYRALLQSMQALSPARKNSRIVLLTPGPHSATYFEHAYLARYLGLTLVEGGDLTARDNRVFLKTLSGLEPVHGILRRVDDAWLDPLELRPDSMLGVPGLLQAVRAGNVLLANAPGSGFLESPAMLGFMPRLAEGLLGETLTLPAVHSWWCGEAAACDDALPQLARAIVKASYPPEVQAGGAFEPVIGARLTQAQLAEWRARILARPEHYTVQADLPLSQAPTWPRQDAPDGHGGARIVPKPVLLRVFALADGAQRWRLLPGGLSRVGTRDTLFNAPMPRGGSTVDTWVMTEGIVDSTTLLQTHLGPDDLVERPRAIASRAAENLFWLGRYTERATNLMRLARAALERLRGEDDVDSPAHLELLDTLCRDTGLIAADAPNAVDAPRAFQHALATSLTRGADRTSGIASCLFGMRGAAAAIRERLSSDQWRLIDDATQLFADSAGQPEAEEQIGNDALQLLERLGLLLGAITGAQTDNMTRDDGWRLLSIGRQIDRLDFLCSVLKCAFDEGAVHRQDGFELVLELFDSTITFRSRFQRGFDVAPLLSLVVLDTDNPRSLGWVVQALRGRLTKVERSEGYALSELAETIPDVPAWSLHELCETTDGGRHGALLEALDTTAKAVWELSNRIGERYFSHVREAGRTLW, encoded by the coding sequence ATGCCCACGCTTTTCGATACCGGCGCGCAGCCGGATGCCGCGGAACTGGCCGCCGCGCTCGCGGCGCCGGCGGCCGCCGGCCGCTACGACGAACTGCGTGGCAGCGCGGCCGGCCTGAACGCGCCTGCGCTCGCGCCCGCGTGGCGCAGTTTCTTCACATCGATCGGCAGCGACGGCGTGGCCGACCTCGATCGCCGCGCCGACGCGCTGCACCGGCGCATGCGCGAGAACGGCCTGTTCTACCAATTGCACGAGCAGCGCGCCGGCGACGGCGCGGCCGGCCCGTGGTCGCTCGACCTGCTGCCGCTGATCGTCACGCCCGAGGACTGGGTCGCGATCGAGCGCGGCGTGCTGCAGCGCGTGCGGCTGCTCAACGCGACGCTGGCCGACCTGTACGGGCCGCAGACGATCCTCGAGCGCGGGCTGCTGCCGCCCGCGCTCGTCACCGGGCACCCCGGCTACCTGCGCGCGATGCGCGGCGCGAGCGTGCCGGGCGACACCTGGCTGCACGTGGTCGCGTTCGATCTCGCGCGTGGCCCGGACGGGCAGTGGCGGATCGTCGCGCAGCACACGCAGGGCGCGGCCGGCCTCGGTTACCTGCTCGAAAACCGGCTGATCGTGTCGCGGCTCTTTCCGCGCGGGTTTCGCGGGCTGCGCGTGCAGCGGCTCGCGTCCGCGTACCGCGCGCTGCTGCAGAGCATGCAGGCGCTCAGCCCGGCCCGCAAGAACTCGCGGATCGTGCTGCTGACGCCGGGGCCGCACAGCGCGACGTATTTCGAGCACGCGTATCTCGCGCGCTACCTCGGCCTCACGCTCGTCGAAGGCGGCGACCTGACCGCGCGCGACAACCGCGTATTCCTGAAGACGCTGAGCGGCCTCGAACCCGTGCACGGCATTCTGCGGCGTGTCGACGACGCGTGGCTCGATCCGCTCGAACTGCGGCCCGATTCGATGCTCGGCGTGCCGGGGCTGCTGCAGGCCGTGCGCGCGGGCAACGTGCTGCTCGCGAACGCGCCGGGCTCGGGCTTCCTCGAATCGCCGGCGATGCTCGGTTTCATGCCGCGTCTCGCGGAAGGGCTGCTCGGCGAAACGCTGACGCTGCCGGCCGTGCATTCGTGGTGGTGCGGCGAGGCGGCCGCGTGCGACGACGCATTGCCGCAACTCGCGCGCGCCATCGTGAAGGCATCCTATCCACCCGAGGTGCAGGCCGGCGGCGCGTTCGAGCCGGTGATCGGCGCGCGGCTCACGCAGGCGCAGCTGGCCGAATGGCGCGCACGCATCCTCGCGCGGCCCGAACACTACACGGTGCAGGCCGACCTGCCGCTGTCGCAGGCGCCGACCTGGCCGCGTCAGGACGCGCCCGACGGCCACGGCGGCGCGCGCATCGTGCCGAAGCCGGTGCTGCTGCGCGTCTTCGCGCTCGCCGACGGTGCGCAGCGCTGGCGGCTCCTGCCGGGCGGGCTGTCACGGGTCGGCACGCGCGACACGCTGTTCAATGCGCCGATGCCGCGCGGCGGCAGCACCGTCGATACATGGGTGATGACCGAAGGCATCGTCGATTCGACGACGCTGCTGCAGACGCATCTCGGCCCCGACGACCTCGTCGAACGGCCGCGCGCGATCGCGAGCCGCGCGGCCGAGAACCTGTTCTGGCTCGGCCGTTACACCGAGCGCGCGACCAACCTGATGCGGCTCGCGCGCGCGGCGCTCGAACGGCTGCGCGGCGAGGACGACGTCGACAGCCCCGCGCACCTGGAGCTGCTCGACACGCTGTGTCGCGACACGGGCCTGATCGCGGCCGATGCACCGAACGCCGTCGATGCGCCGCGTGCGTTCCAGCACGCGCTCGCGACGTCGCTGACGCGCGGCGCGGATCGCACGTCGGGCATTGCGTCGTGCCTGTTCGGGATGCGTGGCGCGGCTGCCGCGATCCGCGAACGGCTGTCGAGCGACCAGTGGCGCCTGATCGACGATGCGACCCAGCTGTTCGCGGACAGCGCGGGCCAGCCGGAAGCCGAGGAACAGATCGGCAACGACGCACTGCAGTTGCTGGAGCGCCTCGGCCTGCTCCTCGGCGCGATCACGGGCGCGCAGACCGACAACATGACGCGCGACGACGGCTGGCGGCTGTTGTCGATCGGCCGGCAGATCGACCGGCTGGACTTCCTGTGCAGCGTGCTGAAGTGCGCGTTCGACGAAGGCGCCGTGCACCGGCAGGACGGCTTCGAGCTCGTGCTGGAGCTGTTCGACAGCACGATCACGTTCCGTTCGCGTTTCCAGCGCGGCTTCGATGTCGCGCCGCTGCTGTCGCTCGTCGTGCTCGATACCGACAATCCGCGCTCGCTCGGCTGGGTCGTGCAGGCGCTGCGGGGCCGGCTGACGAAGGTCGAGCGCAGCGAAGGTTATGCGCTGTCCGAACTGGCCGAGACGATTCCGGACGTGCCCGCGTGGTCGCTGCACGAGCTGTGCGAAACCACCGACGGTGGCCGGCACGGCGCGCTGCTCGAAGCGCTCGACACGACGGCGAAGGCGGTCTGGGAACTGTCGAACCGGATCGGCGAGCGCTATTTCAGCCATGTACGCGAGGCGGGCAGGACGTTATGGTGA
- a CDS encoding transglutaminase family protein, with protein sequence MVTTKGAGKTPPGSGDARNASASASAAKATTADVAPGRLLRVTHDTEYRYAARVESAQHQARLQPLETPRQQVLSFALDIDPEPESVCTEIDAFGNARASFALNLPHDALLVRSRSTVRVTPPVWSRGARGAPPPAIAHPDAKQATAWEAVRDRLRFRAGQPYDAASEFVFTSPHVACDAELAAYAAASFTPQRPLVQAAWDLMRRVHADFAYTPNSTDITTSALDALHLRKGVCQDFAHVMIGGLRSLGLAARYVSGYLLTQPPPGQPRLIGADASHAWVEVYDPAWPEDNGWLQLDPTNDRAPGDDYVMLSIGRDYADVTPLRGVIRGGGADQELKVGVTVEPLDTP encoded by the coding sequence ATGGTGACGACGAAAGGCGCGGGGAAAACCCCGCCGGGTTCCGGCGATGCCCGGAACGCATCGGCATCGGCATCGGCCGCGAAAGCAACGACCGCCGACGTCGCGCCGGGCCGCTTGCTGCGCGTCACGCACGACACCGAATACCGTTACGCGGCGCGCGTCGAATCGGCGCAGCACCAGGCACGGCTGCAACCGCTCGAGACGCCGCGCCAGCAAGTACTGTCGTTCGCGCTCGACATCGATCCCGAGCCGGAATCGGTCTGTACCGAGATCGATGCATTCGGCAACGCGCGCGCATCGTTCGCGTTGAACCTGCCACATGACGCGCTGCTCGTGCGCAGCCGCAGCACGGTACGCGTGACGCCGCCCGTGTGGTCGCGCGGTGCGCGCGGCGCACCGCCGCCCGCCATCGCACATCCCGACGCAAAACAGGCGACTGCGTGGGAAGCCGTGCGCGACCGCCTGCGGTTTCGCGCAGGGCAGCCTTACGATGCCGCGAGCGAATTCGTGTTCACGTCGCCGCATGTCGCGTGCGACGCCGAACTCGCCGCGTATGCGGCCGCGAGCTTCACGCCGCAACGGCCGCTCGTGCAGGCTGCCTGGGACCTGATGCGGCGCGTGCATGCCGATTTCGCGTATACGCCGAACAGCACCGACATCACGACGTCGGCGCTCGACGCGCTGCACTTGCGCAAGGGCGTGTGCCAGGATTTCGCGCACGTGATGATCGGCGGGCTGCGCTCGCTCGGGCTGGCCGCGCGTTACGTGAGCGGCTACCTGCTGACGCAGCCGCCCCCCGGGCAGCCGCGGCTGATCGGCGCCGATGCGTCGCATGCGTGGGTCGAGGTGTACGACCCGGCATGGCCCGAGGACAACGGCTGGCTGCAGCTCGATCCGACCAACGATCGCGCGCCGGGCGACGACTACGTGATGCTGTCGATCGGCCGCGACTACGCGGACGTGACGCCGCTGCGCGGTGTGATCCGCGGCGGCGGTGCGGATCAGGAGCTGAAGGTCGGCGTGACGGTGGAGCCGCTCGACACGCCGTAA
- a CDS encoding transglutaminase family protein, whose product MRLAIRHISRYQFDDQATHALQRLRLRPQSGPGQTVRAWQVTIDGVEPSLSYADGLGNRIDLVRHERGAKAEIVVVAAGVVETQDRAGILGNPEGYAPPWIFERETALTKAGDTVRELTEALPIDPRGLDALHWLMTEVHDRIAYAPNLAADAPVDAETALQSGEGTSRDHAHAFIAAARVLKIPARYISGYVLADSAMQRIADAKQNVGDDEQEEALALQSGEGMQQVLGASHAAQSQGLPQPALGAQPQAAGLMQQPAGHAWAEAYVEGLGWVGFDPFMNRCPDERYVRIAVGLDYRDAQPVTGLGATTVGVEISVVQTPELV is encoded by the coding sequence CTGCGGCTGCGCCCGCAATCAGGCCCCGGGCAGACGGTGCGCGCGTGGCAGGTCACGATCGACGGCGTCGAGCCGTCGCTGTCGTACGCCGACGGGCTCGGCAACCGCATCGACCTCGTGCGGCACGAGCGCGGCGCGAAGGCCGAGATCGTCGTCGTCGCGGCCGGCGTCGTCGAGACGCAGGACCGCGCCGGCATTCTCGGTAATCCTGAAGGCTATGCGCCGCCGTGGATCTTCGAACGCGAGACCGCGCTCACGAAGGCCGGCGACACCGTGCGCGAGCTCACGGAAGCGCTGCCCATCGACCCGCGCGGCCTCGACGCATTGCACTGGCTGATGACGGAAGTGCACGACCGCATCGCGTATGCGCCGAACCTGGCCGCCGACGCGCCCGTCGACGCGGAAACCGCGCTGCAAAGCGGCGAGGGCACGAGCCGCGACCATGCGCATGCGTTCATCGCGGCCGCGCGCGTGCTGAAGATTCCCGCCCGCTATATCTCGGGCTACGTGCTGGCGGACAGCGCGATGCAACGCATCGCCGACGCGAAGCAGAACGTGGGTGACGACGAGCAGGAAGAAGCGCTCGCGCTGCAGAGCGGCGAGGGCATGCAGCAGGTGCTCGGCGCGTCGCACGCCGCGCAATCGCAGGGGCTGCCGCAGCCGGCGCTCGGTGCGCAGCCGCAAGCGGCCGGGCTGATGCAGCAGCCGGCCGGCCATGCGTGGGCCGAGGCCTATGTCGAAGGGCTCGGCTGGGTCGGGTTCGATCCGTTCATGAATCGCTGCCCGGACGAGCGCTACGTGCGCATCGCGGTCGGCCTCGACTATCGCGACGCGCAGCCGGTGACGGGGCTCGGCGCGACGACCGTCGGCGTCGAGATCAGCGTCGTGCAGACACCCGAGCTCGTCTGA